One Microcebus murinus isolate Inina chromosome 22, M.murinus_Inina_mat1.0, whole genome shotgun sequence DNA segment encodes these proteins:
- the SELENOM gene encoding selenoprotein M: MRLLLPPPPLLLLAALVASATAATTYRPDWNRLQGLARARVETCGGUQLNRLKEVKAFVTQDIPFYHNLVMKHLPGADPELVLLGRRFEELERIPLSEMTRDEINALVQELGFYRKAAPDAQVPPEYLWAPAKSAEGASDRADL; encoded by the exons ATGAGGCTCCTgttgccgccgccgccgctgctgctccTCGCGGCGCTTGTGGCCTCGGCCACAGCCGCCACCACTTACCGGCCGGACTGGAACCGTCTGCAAGGCTTGGCCCGGGCTCGGGTGGAG ACCTGTGGGGGATGACAGCTGAACCGCTTAAAGGAG GTGAAGGCTTTCGTCACCCAGGACATTCCATTCTA CCACAACCTGGTGATGAAGCACCTCCCTGGGGCCGACCCCGAGCTCGTGCTGCTGGGCCGCCGCTTTGAAGAACTGGAG CGCATCCCGCTCAGCGAAATGACCCGCGACGAGATCAACGCGCTGGTGCAGGAGCTCGGCTTCTACCGCAAGGCGGCGCCCGACGCGCAAGTGCCCCCCGAGTACCTGTGGGCGCCCGCCAAGTCCGCCGAGGGAGCTTCGGACCGCGCCGACCTGTAG
- the PLA2G3 gene encoding LOW QUALITY PROTEIN: group 3 secretory phospholipase A2 (The sequence of the model RefSeq protein was modified relative to this genomic sequence to represent the inferred CDS: substituted 1 base at 1 genomic stop codon) codes for MGVLAVLLGVLGFLGVALGGSPALPWDSTSCHLAKPISGNPLGSLSFLGKDAQGLALFHARWDASRRLQACSRQDALELTAAFGALCAHDAAQGSFSHSPGPELQRALATLQSQWRSCRGAEEGPAGARVKRAAGQSGAPGRGHQRVKRGWTVPGTLWCGVGNSAGNSSELGVFQGPDLCCREHDSCPQNISPWQYNYGIRNYRFHTISHCDCDTRFQQCLRSQRDSISDIVGVAFFNVLEIPCFVLEQQEACVAWYWWGGCRTYGSVPLARLQPRTRYNASWSTPSTSPTPSPQSPGPVKARQKQRPRKWPPQQKGPKHTSKANTAAVQVPEATPRPDVPPMAQLGVSRLGLQGPQGGLKPQGARRACRSFRHLDQCEHRIGSRETKFQLFNSAPEPLFHCNCTRRLARFLRLRSPPAATNTLWQQLGTTCFKLAPPLDCAEGKDCSRDLSAIKVSARHLRRLQQRRLQLRNKGTDEGQVWPSEHLGTPVSFYNQCLQLIQASQRPDGQQTSXSQ; via the exons ATGGGGGTTCTGGCAGTGCTGCTGGGGGTGCTGGGCTTCCTGGGAGTGGCTCTGGggggctcccctgccctcccctgggaCAGCACCTCCTGCCACTTGGCCAAGCCCATCTCTGGCAACCCGCTGGGGTCCCTGAGCTTCCTGGGCAAGGATGCTCAGGGACTGGCCCTGTTCCATGCCCGCTGGGATGCGAGCAGGAGGCTGCAGGCGTGCAGCCGGCAGGATGCACTGGAGCTCACTGCTGCCTTCGGTGCCCTCTGTGCTCATGACGCTGCCCAGGGCTCCTTCAGCCACTCCCCTGGACCCGAGCTGCAGAGAGCACTGGCCACCCTTCAGAGCCAGTGGAGGTCGTGCCGAGGGGCGGAGGAGGGGCCCGCAGGGGCCAGGGTGAAACGAGCAGCAGGGCAGAGTGGAGCGCCCGGCAGAGGCCACCAGCGAGTGAAGAGAGGCTGGACCGTGCCTGGCACTCTATGGTGTGGAGTTGGCAACTCCGCCGGGAACTCCTCCGAGCTGG gGGTCTTCCAGGGCCCTGATCTCTGCTGCCGGGAACACGACAGCTGCCCACAGAACATCTCGCCCTGGCAGTACAACTACGGCATCCGAAACTACCGATTCCACACCATCTCCCACTGCGACTGTGATACCAG gtTCCAGCAATGCCTGAGGAGCCAGCGCGACTCCATCTCGGACATCGTGGGCGTGGCCTTCTTCAACGTGCTGGAGATCCCCTGCTTCGTGCTGGAGCAGCAGGAGGCGTGTGTGGCGTGGTACTGGTGGGGCGG GTGCAGGACATACGGCTCAGTGCCCCTGGCTCGCCTCCAGCCCAGGACCCGCTACAATGCCTCCTGGAGCACCCCGTCCACCTCCCCGACTCCCAgtccccagagcccaggccccGTCAAGGCTCGACAGAAGCAGCGCCCTCGGAAGTGGCCGCCACAGCAGAAAGGGCCCAAGCACACCAGCAAAGCCAACACCGCAGCTGTCCAGGTCCCCGAGGCCACCCCCAGGCCTGATGTGCCCCCCATGGCCCAGTTGGGGGTCTCCCGTCTAGGCCTTCAGGGCCCACAGGGTGGCCTAAAACCTCAGG GTGCCCGCCGGGCCTGTCGCAGCTTCCGCCACCTAGACCAGTGTGAGCACCGGATCGGGTCCCGGGAAACCAAGTTCCAGCTGTTCAACAGCGCCCCTGAGCCCCTCTTCCACTGCAACTGCACGCGCCG tCTCGCACGCTTCCTGAGGCTCCGCAGTCCGCCTGCGGCCACCAATACACTTTGGCAGCAGCTGGGCACGACCTGCTTCAAGCTGGCCCCTCCGCTGGACTGCGCCGAGGGGAAAGA CTGTTCCAGAGACCTCAGTGCCATCAAGGTGTCAGCCCGGCATTTGCGGAGGCTTCAGCAGAGGCGACTCCAGCTCCGGAATAAAGGCACAGATGAGGGGCAGGTGTGGCCTTCAGAACACCTGGGGACGCCTGTGTCATTCTACAACCAGTGCCTGCAGCTAATCCAGGCATCCCAGAGACCTGATGGGCAGCAGACATCCTGAAGCCAGTGA
- the INPP5J gene encoding phosphatidylinositol 4,5-bisphosphate 5-phosphatase A, with product MADDITGSRERRSWSQSPREPGLPGAADMEGQSSSGSRRPGTRAGMGPLPKPHGVFQTGAPSKVDSGFQLPAKKKAAPGLLEPRLALAPVDPRAAMSPSSEGLRLAVASPRPILTPLCTPGGQKTAPAHRSSSLAPTSVGQLVLSASAGPKPPPATPGSVLAPTSLGQLVMSASAGPTSPPGTLGPSLSPTSRDQKQVPPASVGPKPALAASGLSLALASEERPSQPPANPSPVPSPVLSPSQEQALAPASSASAPASVGQTPARQRDAPAPRPLPPSEGRLQSPAQASGPPGLPSSMHGSLDPRFSSSFRARPEASHSSPEDPVLPQPPQTLPLDMGQGPPEPGTRSPGLLSPTFRPGASSGQTVPPPLPKPPRSPSRSPNRSPNRSPCVPTAPEMALPRLGTQGVGPGRCPSPNLQAQDAPAPVTNSPSTSTSSSSSWSALPTCKSDPGFRITVVTWNVGTAMPPDDVTSLLHLGGGDDSDGADMIAIGLQEVNSMINKRLKDALFTDQWSELFMEALGPFSFVLVSSVRMQGVILLLFAKYYHLPFLRDVQTDCTRTGLGGYWGNKGGVSVRLAAFGHMLCFLNCHLPAHMDKAEQRKDNFQTILSLQQFQGPGAPGILDHDLVFWFGDLNFRIESYDLHFVKFAIDSDQLHQLWEKDQLNMAKNTWPILKGFQEGPLNFAPTFKFDVGTNKYDTSAKRRKPAWTDRILWKVKAPCGGPSPSGRESHRLQVTQHSYRSHMEYTVSDHKPVAAQFVLQFAFRDDMPLVRLEVADEWVRPEQAVARYRMETVFARSSWDWIGLYRVGFRHCKDYVAYVWAKHEDMDGNIYQVTFSEESLPKGHGDFILGYYSHNHSILIGVTEPFQISLPTSESASSSTDSSGTSSEGEDDSTLELLAPKSRSPSPGKSKGHRSRSPGLARFPSLALRPSSRERRGASRSPSPQSRHLPRVAPSRSNDSSSRGSNEEGPSRPPGSWAFQPAVPRSLGLLPALRLETVDPGGGGSWGPDQEALAPDSLSPSPQGQQGLEEGGLGP from the exons ATGGCTGATGACATCACTGGTTCCCGGGAGCGGAGGAGCTGGAGCCAGAGCCCGAGGGAGCCCGGGCTGCCGGGGGCTGCAGACATGGAGGGCCagagcagcagtggcagcaggagGCCTGGGACCCGGGCTGGCATGGGACCCCTGCCCAAGCCTCATGGGGTTTTCCAAACTGGGGCACCTTCCAAG GTGGACTCAGGTTTTCAGCTCCCAGCAAAAAAGAAGGCAGCCCCAGGACTCTTGGAACCAAGGTTGGCTCTGGCACCTGTAGATCCACGAGCAGCTATGTCGCCTTCTTCAGAGGGGCTGAGGCTGGCTGTAGCATCTCCTCGACCCATCCTGACTCCACTGTGTACCCCTGGGGGGCAGAAAACAGCTCCTGCCCACCGCAGCTCCAGCCTGGCTCCGACATCTGTGGGCCAGCTGGTGCTGTCTGCCTCGGCTGGACCAAAGCCTCCCCCGGCAACCCCAGGCTCAGTCCTGGCTCCGACATCCCTGGGGCAGCTGGTGATGTCTGCCTCAGCGGGGCCAACGTCTCCCCCAGGCACTCTGGGGCCCAGTCTGTCCCCAACTTCCAGGGACCAGAAGCAGGTACCACCTGCCTCCGTGGGACCCAAGCCAGCACTGGCAGCCTCCGGCCTGAGCCTGGCCCTGGCTTCTGAGGAGCGGCCCTCGCAGCCCCCGGCCAACCCTTCCCCAGTGCCCAGTCCGGTTCTGTCGCCCTCTCAGGAGCAGGCCCTGGCTCCAGCGTCCTCAGCATCAGCTCCGGCCTCTGTGGGACAGACACCAGCTAGACAGAGGGAtgccccagcccccagacctCTGCCTCCTTCTGAGGGGCGTCTCCAGTCTCCGGCACAGGCATCTGGTCCTCCGGGCCTCCCATCCTCCATGCACGGCTCCCTAGACCCCCGGTTCTCCTCCTCTTTCCGAGCCCGGCCTGAGGCCTCCCACAGCAGCCCTGAAGATCCTGtcctgccacagccaccccagacCCTGCCCTTGGATATGGGCCAGGGCCCTCCGGAGCCTGGCACCCGCTCCCCTGGACTTCTGTCCCCCACCTTCCGGCCGGGGGCCTCCTCAGGCCAGACTgtgcccccacctctgcccaaGCCACCCCGGTCTCCCAGCCGCTCCCCCAACCGCTCCCCCAACCGCTCCCCCTGTGTCCCCACGGCGCCTGAGATGGCCCTCCCCAGGCTTGGCACCCAGGGCGTAGGGCCTGGCCGGTGCCCGAGCCCCAACCTTCAGGCCCAAGACGCCCCAGCCCCGGTCACCAACTCCCCCTCTACATCCACCTCTTCGTCCTCTTCTTGGTCAGCTCTGCCTACCTGCAAGAGTGACCCCGGCTTCCG GATCACTGTGGTCACATGGAATGTGGGCACTGCCATGCCCCCTGACGATGTCACGTCCCTCCTCCACCTGGGCGGTGGTGATGACAGCGATGGCGCAGACATGATCGCAATAGG gTTGCAGGAAGTGAACTCCATGATCAACAAGCGACTCAAGGACGCTCTCTTCACCGATCAGTGGAGCGAGCTCTTCATGGAGGCGCTGGGGCCCTTCAGCTTCGTGCTG GTGAGTTCTGTGAGGATGCAGGGCGTCATCCTGCTGCTGTTCGCCAAGTACTACCACCTGCCGTTCCTGCGGGACGTGCAGACCGACTGCACGCGCACTGGCCTGGGTGGCTACTGG GGAAACAAGGGCGGCGTGAGCGTGCGCCTGGCGGCCTTCGGGCACATGCTCTGCTTCCTCAACTGCCACTTGCCCGCGCATATGGACAAGGCCGAGCAGCGCAAGGACAACTTCCAGACCATCCTCAGTCTCCAGCAATTCCAGGGGCCCGGAGCACCCGGCATCCTGGATCACGA CCTTGTGTTCTGGTTTGGGGACCTGAACTTCCGCATTGAGAGCTACGACCTGCATTTTGTCAAGTTCGCCATCGACAGCGACCAGCTCCATCAGCTCTGGGAGAAGGACCAG CTCAACATGGCCAAGAACACCTGGCCCATCCTGAAGGGCTTTCAGGAGGGGCCCCTCAACTTCGCTCCCACCTTCAAGTTTGATGTGGGTACCAACAAATATGACACCAG CGCCAAGAGGCGGAAACCAGCATGGACAGACCGTATCCTGTGGAAGGTCAAGGCTCCATGTGGGGGACCCAGCCCCTCAGGACGGGAAAGCCACCGGCTCCAGGTGACCCAGCACAGCTACCGAAGCCACATGGAATACACAGTCAGTGACCACAAGCCTGTGGCCGCTCAGTTTGTCCTGCAG TTTGCTTTTAGGGACGACATGCCACTGGTGCGGCTGGAGGTGGCGGACGAGTGGGTGCGGCCCGAGCAGGCCGTGGCGAGGTACCGCATGGAAACAGTGTTTGCCCGCAGCTCCTGGGACTGGATCGGCCTGTACCGG GTGGGTTTCCGCCACTGCAAGGACTATGTGGCTTACGTCTGGGCCAAACATGAGGACATGGACGGGAATATCTACCAG GTGACATTCAGTGAGGAATCACTGCCCAAGGGCCACGGAGACTTTATCCTGGGCTACTACAGCCACAACCACAGCATCCTCATTGGGGTCACTGAACCCTTCCAG ATCTCGCTGCCTACCTCGGAGTCGGCCAGcagcagcacagacagctcgggCACCAGCTCAGAGGGTGAGGATGACAGCACTCTGGAGCTGCTTGCACCCAAGTCCCGCAGCCCCAGTCCTGGCAAGTCCAAGGGACACCGTAGCCGCAGCCCAGGACTGGCCCGTTTCCCCAGTCTTGCCCTACGGCCCTCATCTCGTGAACGCCGTGGTGCCAGCCGCAGCCCCTCACCCCAGAGCCGCCACCTGCCCAGGGTGGCTCCTAGTAGGAGCAATGACAGCAGCAGCCGGGGCAGTAATGAGGAGGGGCCCTCTCGGCCGCCTGGCTCCTGGGCCTTCCAACCAGCTGTGCCTCGAAGCCTGGGCCTGCTGCCTGCCTTGCGCTTGGAGACTGTAGACCCTGGTGGTGGTGGCTCCTGGGGACCTGATCAGGAGGCCCTGGCCCCCGACAGCCTATCACCCAGCCCCCAGGGCCAGCAGGGGCTAGAGGAAGGGGGCCTGGGGCCCTGA